The DNA region TCTCATCTACTACTTCATCATCTATATTTTCATCATCAATGATTTCATCATCATCTGTATCAAGATCACCTTTTTCTATAATTAAAGATGTTACTACTGTATCATTATCATCTAAATTTATAGCTTTTATTCCAACACTTCTTATGTTTGCATACTCGCTTAGTTTTGTTCTTTTTACAATTCCGTTTTTAGTAAATATTGTTAAAAATTTATTATCAGCAAAATCAGTTGTTGGGATGATAGCCATAATCTGCTCATCAGGTGCAAGATCTATTAAATTTACAACTGCTTTTCCTTTTGCAGTTCTGCTTCCTTCTGGGATTTTATAAACTTTTAACCAATAAAGCTGTCCTTTATCTGTTATAAACATAAGCGTATCGTGAGTATCGCAGACAAAGAAATTCTCTATAAAATCATCATCATAAGTAGTTAATGCAACTCTTCCTTTTCCACCTCGTTTTTGTTTTTCATATGTTTTACTTGGAACTCTTTTTATGTATCCGCGGTGAGTTATGGTTACAACCATATTTTCATTTGGTATTAAGTCTTCTATGTCAATATCATCATAATCATCAACTATTTCAGTAATTCTTGGGCATTTAAATTTATCTTTTATTTCTAATAGCTCATCTTTTATAATGCCTTCAATAAGTTCTTCACTTTTTAATATTTTTTCTAAATTTTCAATAAGTTCTAAAATTTCTTTTAGCTCAGCTTCTAGTTTTTCTCTCTCTAATCCAGTAAGCTTACTAAGTCTCATATCCAAAATGGCATTTGATTGAAGCTCACTTAGTCCAAATTTACTCATTAATCCATCTCTTGCTGAGCTGGTATCTGCACTATTTTTAATAAGTTCAATTACATCATCTATGTTATCAAGGGCTATTTTTAAACCTTCTAAAATATGAGCTCTAGCTCTTGCTTTTTGAAGATCAAATATAGTTCTTCTTATAACAACAGTTTTTCTATGATTTAAGAAAAGTTGTAAAAGCTCTTTTAGTGTGAAAACTTTTGGCTCTTTGTTATCAATGGCAAGCATTATAACACCAAAAGTTGTCTCCATCATAGTTGATTTAAAAAGATGATTTAAGACAATATCACTCATGGCATCGCGTTTTAGCTCAATGACCATACGCATACCTTCTCTATCGCTTTCATCTCTTACTTCGCTAATTCCATCAATTTCTTTATCTTTTACTAAATTTGCTATTTTTTCTATTAAATTTGCTTTATTTACTTGATAAGGAAGTTCATCAACAACGATAATGTCTTTATTATTTTTCTTTTCAATATGAGTTTTTGCTCTTATTTTAATTCGTCCGCGACCTGTCTCATAAGCCTCAATAATACCTTTTTTACCAAATATAACACCACCTGTTGGAAAATCTGGTCCTTTGATGTGATGCATTAACTCTTTTAAAGTTGCATCTTTATTATCAAGTAAAACCAAAAGTCCATCAACAAGCTCATCAAGACTGTGTGGAGGGATGTTTGTAGCCATTCCAACTGCGATTCCACTTGAGCCATTTAATAACAAATTTGGAACGCGTGCTGGTAAAACATCTGGCTCACTCATGCTTCCATCATAATTTGGTGTAAAATCAACAGTTTCTTTATCTAAGTCTTTTAAAAGCTCTTCTGCTAAATTTGTCATTCTAGCTTCTGTATAACGCATAGCAGCAGCAGGATCGCCATCAACAGAACCAAAGTTTCCTTGTCCATCGACAGTTGTTATTCTCATACTAAAAGGCTGAGCCATTCTAACTAATGCATCATAAACTGCAGTATCACCATGTGGGTGGTACTTACCAATAACATCTCCTACGATACGGGCTGATTTTTTATATGGACTTCTACTTCCAACACCCAAGTCATTCATAGCATAAAGTATCCTTCTATGAACAGGTTTAAGCCCATCTCTTGCATCAGGTAAAGCTCTACCTATGATAACACTCATAGAATAATCAAGATAGCTAGTCTTTATCGAATCCTCAACATCTATTATCTCGACATTTTCATCAAAAAGATTATTTTCCATAAAATTCCTTATATTTACACATTTATTTTTCAAAAATACTAAACATTATATCCAAAAATTAGTCATTTTCAAAACTAAGTTATTAATAATTTTATTTAAAAATCCATTAGTATAAAAGTTTTTTAAACATAAAAAATATAGCTTTTTATTAAAGATAAATATAGTTAATTAATGATAAAATCATTAATTTAAATTTTTTTAAAAATGAGGTTTGTAAAATGCTAAAACCAAATCAACAAAAAGATAATAAGTCTTATAAATATAATATTATTGATACATTCTATAGGGCAGACAATTTTACAAAAGGAAGAGCTTTTAAAAAATTTTTTAGCAATTTTTGTCAAAAGGTTTTTGATATAAACTATAAAATGTTAAAAAATAAAGATTTACAATATTTTCCATTAGGATATAGTGAAAATAACGCCTATTCAAGCATTTCTCACGCATTACATTTACTAACACCTTATGTGTGGAGTGAAATGTTCATTAATTATAAAAATAGAAAAAATATTAAAATTTTAAACAGTGCAGATATAAATAGTAAAGATTGTGATGATAAATGGAGGTTTGTGGATTTTTGGTTTATGAGCAAAGACAAAGAATTTGAAGTATGGCTAGAAGTAAAACGATTAAGTTTTAATGTCGGTAAAAATGCTAACTTAGATTTTGATCAAAAAACTATTAAGAGAATAGAAGATGCCTTATATCAAATTTATAATATTAAAAACTCCAATAAAGATAATCCATGTCAAGATTCCAAACAAGCAAATTTAAAAGTTGCTTTTTTTATAACGCCTTTATGGTGTAAAAAAAGTCAAAAACCAACAAATAAAAGCATAAAATATATTCCAAATAAAATAGCAAATCTACTTAATGATTTTATAGATTATAGGCGAAATATGGGGGTATTATGTGCGGTTTTTGAACTAGATTCACAATTTGAAAAAGAAAATTTAATATATGAAGGCGAATATACGCCTTATTTTATGCTTAATGCCATTATACTAGAGTAAGTGTAATTACAAAAACAATTATACGAATTTTCCATCGGTATCTAATTCGTAAGTTTTACCAGAAAAATGAAGCGTATAACTAGTTATATTGACAGTAATGTTACCATATATAGATAATATTTTTTGATTTTTATAATGATCTTTTACTATTTTTGATATAAAATTTAGTTGATAGGTTAAACTTTTAAAAAATAACTCACCCCAATAAGGTTCTAATCCTATATATCTTTGCCTGCTTAAACTCAATGCTGCATATTTTAACTGAGTCATATCTCTTGGCTTAAAATCTGTATTTACATAAACATACGAACCTTTAAATTTTAACCTTTCTTCATAGTATCTTTCAGTTTTTTCAAACTCATCTTTAATGTCTTTTTTAAAATATTTACTTAGTGCTAAAATAAGCGTTCTAGAATTATGAGTCCAATCAAAATGTCCATTTGATAAAAACTCAAAAAGGCTATTTGATTTTTTTAAATTTATAAGTGCTTGTTTAAAATTTTGCTCTTTTGGGTACCCAAGCTCTTTTGAAATAACTTTCATATCGCTTTTCAATGTTAATTCCTTAATTTCATTAAAAATCATTTTTTATCCTTTTTTTTGATAATTTTAAATTCCAACAGCTAACAACCACATTTTAAATTTATTTTTATAAAATTCATTTAATTCATAGTCCCAAATAATTTTTACTTCTTCATTGCAGTTTTTTTCCACTTTATTTATTATTTCACACAAATCAAGCAAAAACATATTTGGATTTACAACAAAATAAATGTAAATATATTTTGCTTGTTTTATTTTTAATTTTTTTATTTTATGCAAAGCTTTACTTTTATTAAGAATTTGATTAAAGCCGATAATTTTACCTTGAAAACAAAATGTATTTTTTAAATCCTCAAAATCCACCATAAAATCTCATTTTATGGTATATACAAATATTTTTAAAAAAATTTTAGTCAATTATTAATTAGTTTTAAGATACTATAAAATTACATTGTGCTTTTTCTATATCTATATTAATTTTATCAAAGAAATATCTTTTTATTTCCATATTATCACTTTCTTTTGGCAAAAAATTTATGATGTTTTTCTCTGTTTTTATTAAATAACTAGTGTAAATTTTAAAACCAATTTTTTTATTTAAAAGAATAAAAACTACAAATTTACCAACTAAAAATACCGCAATAATCCATCCATAAACAAATAAAAATATACTGAAATCAAAAATTATCATTGTAATACCAACTAAAAGTATAGCCACAATTAAAAATTTTTTAGAGACAAGTTTTTGAGTTTGAAAATTTTCATTACAAATAGCAGTTTTATAAACTCCAATTATGTCGCTCAAATTTATTTCAAGTGCTGTATCGCTTCCTTTTCTATAGACAATTTTTGAATCATAAAAAATAATAGTTTTATATGGGTGTTTAAGTAACTCTAAAAAAATTTCTAAAGTAATAAACATAAAAATAATATTTTTTGGTATAAAAAAACACTTATGCCGTTAGAAATAAAATTAACAAACAACAAAACTGGAATTGTTACTGCGAAAAAGGCTGTTTCGTGCATATTGTAATCTCTTATAATTAACGGTTCTTTATCATAATCTCTTTTTTTAGGTTTTGCTTTATTGGATAAATTTTGAGAATTGTCTAAATTTGAGTCATTGTTTAAATTTGAATTATTCAAATTTGAATTATTCAAATTTAAATCATCTTCTAAATTTTTATTAGAATTTTCTTTATTATCAGAGTTATTGCCTAAATTCACTCTATTTTTAGGTCTATTGTTTCTTAAATATTCTCTAAGTTTTTCTCTTTTATCATCACTCAAATTTTAGCCTTTGCTGTTTTTATAAAAACGATGTATTCTAGTCTTTTAAAACTTAAAATATTATTTGAATTTTTTATTAATATAAATTTAGCATAGTGGCTAATTTAGGATTATCTACTATAACTTATTGTAATTAAAAACTTTTATTTATGGTAAAGATTTAATATAAAAAAGAGTGTTTAGTTTATCATTATAAGAGTTTAAAGATGATTTTAAATTTAATTTTATATATTTTTCTGCCTTATCAAGCTTCTCTTTAGCTTTTATTTGCCTATCTAATAAATTCATAATTATCCCCTTTAAATAAAATTTTATTATTAAAATATGTTATAACTTTTTGGTAAATTGTCTATATCAATATTTTTTTGCAAAAAATATTGTTTTACCTCTTTATAAATTTCATAATTATAAAGATAAATTATATAATACCGTTTAGCAAAAGAATTGTTATAGCTTAGCAAAAAAGTTGGTTTATAAATTTGTATAAATGGAAATATTTTAAAGCCATTTACTCTTTTGTTTATAAATAGATAGATAAAAAATTTGATAAATAAATTTGAAAAATAAAAAGATATCACAATAAAAAATACAAAACCTTTACTAATAATTATAAGTACAACTAACGAAGAATATATTATAATATCAGCAATATCAAAATTTGAATTTTTTGAATAATTTGTAGAAAATGGTAAAATCAACTCGCTAGCCACAATCTTGCTTTGCTTTTTTAATTTGCCATAATCATAAAATTCAATATATTTATTGCAAAATTTGATTTTATGATTTGAAAAATATTGTTTTTGACAAATAGTTACGACAAAAATATATCCAACTAACAAAAACAATGCAGCTATATACCCATCAAAATCTATAACCGACCCTTTATATAAATCTTTGCAAAAACAAGAGATAATTAAAGATAAAATCAAAGACGCCATAAACATAATAAGAACAAAAAACTCTTCATAGCTTTGTATTATCAGCGGTTCTTTATCATAATCTCTTTTATTTAAGTTTGTTTTATTATCTGAAATTTGAGAATTGTCCAAATCTGAGTTATTATTTAAATTCAAATTATCTGAGTTTAAATCATCTTCTAAATTTTTATTAGATTTTTCTTTATTATCAGAGTTATTGCCTAAATTTATTCTATTCTTAGGTCGATTATTTCTTAAATATTCTCTAAGTTTTTCTCTTTTATCATCACTCAAATTTTAGCCTTTTTGCAAGTAAAACCTAAATCTTAAATTTTGGGATATTGTATCAAATTTGGATTTAAAATATTGTTTAGATTAAAACATTTTAATTTTTAAATTTAGAATTTTTTTTATAGTTTAAAAACATATTGATAACTTATGTTTTTGTACAATGCTATGCGTGATATGAGGTGCATTTTATAAATTTGACTTAAAAATAGCAAAGCCTTAATATTACACTTGGTGGAGGTGTGCGGTGTCGAACCGCAGTCCAAAAGCAAAAGACCAAAGTCTCTATACATGTTTAGCGAAAGTGAAATTTCGTTTAAGAAGGCCCACTTTCATTTTGCTAGCAGTTAGAACAACTACTAAGCAAAAAACCAAACTCTTAAACTAAGACAAGAATTTCATCTAAATGTTTGTCAAACATCTAAACTACACTATTTAAATGACTTGCTACTTTGCCTAAATAGTATCAACAAATGCAAGGCTCAACTGAACTTACGCTACTTTTGCGTAAGCAGGAGCAAATTTAACGTTATTTGCGTTTAATTTTAATTTGAGCTTTTAACACTTTGCTCAAAGCGACATGCAACCGTGACCGTTTAACTCCTGTCGAAGCCAAGTCACCCCCATTTAAATGTGTGTAATTTTACATAAAATACTACTTTTTGTCAAATTTTTATATTATTTTGGTAGAATATATATTTAATTTTAATAAAAAGGGCAAAAATGAAAAAAACTATTATTTTATCTATTTTATTATCACTTAGTCTAAATGCAAGTGAAAAGGCAAGAGATTATTTTAGTGAAAATTTAAATATTGATGATGGACATCAAGCATTTGTTGAAAATAAATATGAAAAATCAAAAGAAATTTGGACTAAACTTTGTAATGAAAACGATGGCAAAAGCTGTACAAATTTAGCATGGCTTTTAGATAATGGTTTAGGTGTAGAAGTTGATAAGCAAGAAGCTATAAAGTTTTACGAAAAAGGCTGTGAGCTAAATAGTCCAGAAGGTTGCTCAAACATAGCAATGATGTATTTTAGAGGTGAAGTTGTAGAAATGGACTTTGAAAAAGCTTTTAAATACTATGAAAAAGCTTGTGAGTTAAACCACCCTTTATCATGCGCGCAAGTTGGATATATGTATGAATTTGGTGATGGTGTAGAGACAAATATCCATAAAACTTTTGAATACTATGATAAATCATGCCAACTTGGATATGGTGAAGGATGTACAAATTTAGGAGCTCTTTATGCAAATGGAAATGGTATAAAAATAGATATTGAAAAAGCTAGTGAATACTTTGCAAAAGGTTGCGACTTAGGACATGAGCAAGGTTGCAAATATGAAACACAACTAAAAGAGTTAAAGTTAAAGGGTGAAATTTAAAAGTAATGGACAGAATCGTCGAAATAGAAAAAGTAAATTTTGAAAAAGAATATGAAGTAAGCCTAAGACCGCTAAATTTTGATGAATATATAGGCCAGGAAAAAATAAAACAAAATTTAAAAGTTTTTATAGGCGCTGCAAAAAAAAGAGCTG from Campylobacter ureolyticus includes:
- a CDS encoding tetratricopeptide repeat protein — its product is MKKTIILSILLSLSLNASEKARDYFSENLNIDDGHQAFVENKYEKSKEIWTKLCNENDGKSCTNLAWLLDNGLGVEVDKQEAIKFYEKGCELNSPEGCSNIAMMYFRGEVVEMDFEKAFKYYEKACELNHPLSCAQVGYMYEFGDGVETNIHKTFEYYDKSCQLGYGEGCTNLGALYANGNGIKIDIEKASEYFAKGCDLGHEQGCKYETQLKELKLKGEI
- the gyrA gene encoding DNA gyrase subunit A — encoded protein: MENNLFDENVEIIDVEDSIKTSYLDYSMSVIIGRALPDARDGLKPVHRRILYAMNDLGVGSRSPYKKSARIVGDVIGKYHPHGDTAVYDALVRMAQPFSMRITTVDGQGNFGSVDGDPAAAMRYTEARMTNLAEELLKDLDKETVDFTPNYDGSMSEPDVLPARVPNLLLNGSSGIAVGMATNIPPHSLDELVDGLLVLLDNKDATLKELMHHIKGPDFPTGGVIFGKKGIIEAYETGRGRIKIRAKTHIEKKNNKDIIVVDELPYQVNKANLIEKIANLVKDKEIDGISEVRDESDREGMRMVIELKRDAMSDIVLNHLFKSTMMETTFGVIMLAIDNKEPKVFTLKELLQLFLNHRKTVVIRRTIFDLQKARARAHILEGLKIALDNIDDVIELIKNSADTSSARDGLMSKFGLSELQSNAILDMRLSKLTGLEREKLEAELKEILELIENLEKILKSEELIEGIIKDELLEIKDKFKCPRITEIVDDYDDIDIEDLIPNENMVVTITHRGYIKRVPSKTYEKQKRGGKGRVALTTYDDDFIENFFVCDTHDTLMFITDKGQLYWLKVYKIPEGSRTAKGKAVVNLIDLAPDEQIMAIIPTTDFADNKFLTIFTKNGIVKRTKLSEYANIRSVGIKAINLDDNDTVVTSLIIEKGDLDTDDDEIIDDENIDDEVVDEIEDESEVAPHGQMLLVATKKGMCIKFNVTDVRETGRVTRGVTAIKFKEKDDSVIGAAVLQTNDQEILSVASKGIGKRTTAEEYRLQKRAGKGVICMRLTNKTGDLVGIVIVDDEMDLMALTTSGKMIRVDMQSIRKAGRNTSGVKVVNVDGEEVVNIAICPKIEDEETSEESDQLNLGESDE